The Prosthecobacter algae genome has a segment encoding these proteins:
- a CDS encoding xanthan lyase — translation MKPWHLLPALLLTCLAPGQEVAPKLKPHPQAVKNSHAPGEVDRPEMLPFIIRDSGTLPGIVVDEMEAALVGEWQYSTHTPPYIGLGYLHDMKSSKGHKSVTFTPDLPQDGWYEVRLAHCYNVRRSTRTPVTIHHAEGETSIRINQQEEPKHGRLFRSLGKFRFKAGRAGWVRISNEGTEENKVVIADAVQFLAVAAE, via the coding sequence ATGAAACCCTGGCACCTCCTCCCTGCCCTGCTACTGACCTGCCTAGCCCCGGGCCAGGAGGTGGCCCCCAAGCTGAAACCTCACCCGCAGGCGGTCAAAAACAGTCACGCCCCTGGCGAAGTGGACCGGCCGGAGATGCTTCCCTTCATCATACGAGACAGCGGCACATTGCCAGGAATCGTGGTGGATGAAATGGAGGCGGCCCTGGTGGGCGAATGGCAGTATTCCACCCATACGCCGCCTTATATAGGCCTGGGCTACCTGCATGACATGAAGAGTAGCAAGGGCCATAAATCCGTGACCTTCACACCCGACCTGCCCCAGGACGGCTGGTATGAGGTGCGGCTAGCGCATTGTTACAATGTGCGCCGGAGCACGCGGACTCCGGTCACGATTCATCATGCAGAGGGTGAGACTTCCATACGCATCAATCAGCAGGAGGAACCGAAGCATGGGCGGCTGTTTCGCTCCCTGGGCAAGTTTCGTTTTAAAGCCGGCCGTGCTGGCTGGGTGCGCATCTCCAATGAAGGGACGGAGGAGAACAAGGTGGTGATCGCCGATGCCGTGCAGTTTTTGGCCGTGGCAGCGGAGTGA
- a CDS encoding sulfurtransferase yields the protein MKPLCTFLALLALLVPVSHADIGLITPAEAKALIENPDAAKRPVVLDTRGGYKDYFRGHLPTAHHLNFDTLRGTDAAVPVQYLPEDLTQALLIRAGANKDRTHLVYATGAVLPNDEILSATMVAHVLEKAGIKDIRILDGGLPGWKAEGNPTTQHYYGNPAGVLPEKGTPEIAADITAVKAEKDQADVILVDARPLNEFIGEDDVWLRKGHIPGAVSFHWARLMEKDNTHKFKPFTEVKAELEKAGITPDKKIICYCGTSREGSLVRFYLKHVAGYPNVRLYEGAWKEYVWVENQSLPAETTPRMAK from the coding sequence ATGAAACCTCTCTGCACATTCCTGGCCCTGCTGGCCCTCCTGGTTCCTGTATCGCACGCCGACATCGGCCTCATCACCCCTGCGGAAGCCAAAGCCCTGATCGAAAACCCGGACGCTGCCAAGCGCCCCGTCGTGCTCGACACTCGCGGCGGTTACAAAGACTACTTCCGTGGCCACCTGCCCACGGCCCATCACCTGAATTTCGATACCCTGCGCGGCACCGATGCCGCCGTGCCCGTGCAGTATCTCCCGGAGGATCTCACTCAGGCTCTGCTCATCCGTGCCGGGGCCAACAAAGACCGCACTCATCTCGTCTATGCCACGGGGGCAGTGCTGCCGAATGACGAAATCCTCAGCGCCACCATGGTGGCCCACGTCTTGGAAAAAGCCGGCATCAAGGACATCCGCATCCTCGATGGCGGACTGCCTGGATGGAAGGCTGAAGGCAATCCCACCACCCAGCATTACTATGGCAATCCTGCCGGAGTGCTCCCTGAAAAAGGCACTCCCGAAATCGCTGCCGACATCACGGCTGTGAAGGCGGAAAAAGACCAGGCCGATGTCATCCTGGTGGATGCCCGTCCTCTCAATGAATTCATCGGTGAAGACGATGTCTGGCTGCGCAAAGGCCACATCCCAGGGGCTGTCAGCTTTCATTGGGCCCGCCTCATGGAAAAGGATAACACCCATAAGTTCAAACCCTTCACCGAAGTGAAGGCCGAACTCGAAAAAGCCGGCATCACCCCGGACAAAAAGATCATCTGCTACTGCGGCACCTCGCGTGAAGGCAGCCTCGTGCGCTTTTACCTGAAGCATGTCGCCGGTTACCCGAACGTGCGTCTCTATGAAGGCGCCTGGAAGGAGTATGTGTGGGTCGAAAATCAGTCCCTGCCTGCCGAGACGACGCCACGCATGGCGAAGTAG
- a CDS encoding sulfatase-like hydrolase/transferase yields MRTPLLWLSLLLVFGFAARAEKPNIILIMADDFGYECLTANGGQSYQTPHLDRLAAEGLRFEHCHSQPLCTPTRVQLMTGRYNVRNYFNFGTLPTTETTFGQLLKKAGYATGICGKWQLGQDKGLPQHFGFEESYLWQHTRRPPRYANPGLEHNGEPVDFTHGEYGPKLVNDFALDFITRHRQQPFFLYYPMILTHDPFQPTPDSAEWDPKTTGENAKRDNKHFADMTAYMDKLIGELVARLDELALRENTVLLFLGDNGTSSKITSQFQGRPYAGGKGKTNRQGTHVPMIANWPAQMSAGRVSKDLISTTDFLPTLCEMAGIPVPAQVDGVSFLPQLKGQPGTPREWLYGWYSPRQKPDLSVQEFAFDHRFKLYRDGRFFNLVADPLEKEALAVESLNREAAEAATRLARVLDQFKDARPVELDEAFLKASGGVKKKKRQK; encoded by the coding sequence ATGAGGACGCCACTGCTTTGGTTGAGCCTGTTGCTGGTCTTCGGCTTTGCGGCGCGGGCGGAGAAGCCGAACATCATCCTCATCATGGCGGATGATTTTGGTTATGAATGCCTCACCGCCAATGGTGGCCAGTCTTACCAGACACCGCATCTGGACCGGCTCGCCGCCGAGGGGCTGCGTTTTGAGCACTGCCACTCCCAGCCGCTCTGCACACCCACCCGAGTGCAGCTCATGACAGGGCGCTACAACGTGCGCAATTACTTCAACTTCGGAACCCTACCGACCACCGAAACGACGTTTGGCCAGCTTTTGAAAAAAGCCGGTTATGCCACAGGCATCTGTGGCAAATGGCAGCTCGGCCAGGACAAGGGGCTGCCTCAGCACTTCGGGTTTGAGGAATCCTACCTCTGGCAGCACACGCGTCGCCCTCCTCGTTATGCCAATCCAGGCCTGGAGCACAATGGCGAGCCTGTGGATTTCACCCATGGCGAATACGGACCCAAACTCGTGAATGACTTCGCCCTCGATTTCATCACCCGTCATCGGCAGCAGCCGTTCTTCCTTTATTACCCGATGATCCTCACCCACGATCCTTTCCAGCCCACGCCGGACAGCGCAGAATGGGATCCCAAGACCACGGGTGAAAATGCGAAGCGGGATAACAAACACTTTGCCGACATGACCGCCTACATGGACAAGCTCATCGGCGAACTCGTCGCTCGCTTGGATGAACTCGCCCTGCGGGAGAACACCGTCCTTCTTTTCCTCGGAGACAATGGCACCTCTAGCAAGATCACCAGCCAGTTCCAAGGACGGCCCTATGCAGGCGGCAAAGGCAAGACGAACAGGCAGGGTACGCATGTGCCCATGATCGCCAACTGGCCAGCCCAAATGAGCGCAGGACGTGTCAGCAAAGACCTCATCAGCACCACGGACTTTCTCCCGACACTCTGCGAAATGGCCGGGATTCCTGTTCCTGCCCAGGTGGATGGCGTGAGCTTCTTGCCTCAGTTAAAAGGGCAGCCCGGCACACCGCGTGAATGGCTGTATGGCTGGTATTCACCCCGCCAAAAACCCGATCTCAGCGTCCAGGAATTTGCCTTTGACCACCGCTTTAAACTTTATCGGGATGGTCGGTTCTTTAATCTCGTCGCAGATCCTTTGGAGAAAGAAGCCCTGGCGGTGGAATCCCTGAATAGAGAGGCTGCTGAAGCTGCAACGCGCCTGGCCAGGGTGCTTGATCAGTTCAAAGATGCACGTCCGGTTGAGTTGGATGAGGCCTTTCTTAAGGCATCTGGCGGGGTGAAGAAAAAGAAGCGCCAAAAGTGA
- a CDS encoding sulfatase-like hydrolase/transferase: MKLLTLCLFLFASLLHAADRPNILWITSEDNSPYLGCYGDKLAVTPHLDKLASQGLRYRHAYANAPVCSAARTTLITGMYASSLGVHNHRSAVAIPAAFKLYPEHLRAAGYYCTNNSKTDYNVAGAGKKLWDEGSNKAHYKNRAKGQPFFAIFNFTTSHESQVAPKPGKTTFRIAPVAMPLPPYHPDTPEIRRDWANYYDQMTLMDAQVGQVLAELDKAGLADDTIVFYYGDHGGALPRGKRNIHDSGTRVPLIVRIPQKWQHLAPAKPGEWVEDLVSFVDFPATVFSLCQVPVPAHYQGRPFLGEKKAPPRDHVFLYRGRMDERYDTVRAVRDADFRYVRNYSPHRPWGQHYSYPFQVQPSMRSWYAEFAAGRCNEIQSAYWKPKPGEELYQPGEDPFELTNLAQQTMHQDRLARMRQTLREEMLRTRDTVFIPEGMYRQLAGDKTIYDYAQSDAYPLERLMDVADAATARDAAHIPAFIGALGDPNPLIRYWAATGCLILQDKAAPAKDALVKLLQDDSKDVRVVAAEALGYLGQKGDALATIQEVIQKGELYESLAALNALDFMWKAGHVTLAEAKATVKNLNMKEPNDRIPKYLLSEP, from the coding sequence ATGAAGCTGCTCACCCTCTGCCTTTTCTTGTTCGCAAGCCTGCTGCATGCAGCGGATCGGCCTAACATCTTATGGATCACGAGTGAGGACAACAGCCCTTACCTCGGTTGTTATGGCGACAAGCTGGCTGTGACGCCGCACCTGGACAAACTGGCTTCTCAGGGGCTGCGGTATCGTCATGCCTATGCCAATGCGCCCGTCTGTTCAGCCGCGCGAACCACGCTGATCACTGGCATGTATGCCAGTAGCCTGGGGGTGCACAATCACCGCAGCGCTGTGGCCATCCCGGCAGCGTTCAAGCTTTACCCGGAGCACCTGCGGGCCGCCGGATACTACTGCACAAACAACAGTAAGACAGACTACAATGTGGCTGGGGCAGGGAAGAAGCTGTGGGACGAAGGCAGCAACAAGGCGCACTATAAAAATCGCGCCAAAGGCCAGCCCTTCTTCGCCATCTTTAACTTCACCACCAGCCATGAAAGTCAGGTAGCTCCGAAGCCCGGCAAGACCACGTTTCGCATCGCCCCCGTGGCCATGCCGCTGCCTCCTTACCACCCGGACACGCCAGAGATCCGGCGTGACTGGGCCAACTACTATGACCAGATGACCCTGATGGATGCGCAGGTGGGGCAAGTGCTGGCGGAACTGGACAAGGCGGGCCTCGCTGATGACACCATTGTTTTCTATTATGGCGACCACGGCGGTGCCCTGCCTCGCGGGAAACGCAACATCCACGATTCCGGCACCCGTGTGCCTTTGATCGTTCGCATCCCTCAAAAATGGCAGCATCTGGCTCCTGCCAAACCGGGTGAATGGGTGGAGGATCTGGTGAGCTTTGTAGACTTCCCAGCCACCGTTTTCAGTCTCTGCCAGGTGCCCGTGCCCGCGCATTACCAGGGCCGCCCCTTCCTGGGTGAAAAGAAGGCCCCGCCCCGCGACCACGTCTTCCTTTACCGGGGGCGCATGGATGAGCGATACGACACCGTCCGCGCCGTTCGCGATGCGGACTTTCGCTACGTGCGCAATTACTCCCCGCATCGTCCCTGGGGGCAGCATTACAGCTATCCATTCCAGGTGCAGCCCAGCATGCGTTCCTGGTATGCCGAATTTGCCGCAGGCCGTTGCAATGAGATTCAGTCGGCCTATTGGAAGCCCAAGCCCGGTGAGGAGCTGTATCAGCCTGGGGAAGATCCCTTTGAGCTGACCAATCTAGCCCAACAAACGATGCATCAAGATCGCCTCGCCAGGATGCGCCAGACGCTGCGTGAAGAGATGCTGCGCACCCGCGATACGGTCTTCATTCCTGAAGGCATGTACAGGCAGCTCGCAGGCGACAAGACAATCTACGACTACGCCCAGAGCGATGCCTATCCTCTGGAGCGGCTCATGGATGTGGCCGATGCAGCCACGGCCCGCGATGCCGCCCATATCCCCGCCTTCATCGGCGCTCTAGGCGATCCGAATCCGCTCATCCGCTACTGGGCGGCCACCGGTTGCCTGATCCTTCAGGACAAAGCCGCGCCAGCCAAGGACGCCCTCGTCAAACTCCTCCAGGACGACAGCAAGGATGTGCGCGTGGTCGCGGCCGAAGCTCTGGGATATCTGGGGCAAAAGGGCGATGCTCTCGCTACGATCCAAGAGGTCATTCAAAAAGGCGAGCTGTATGAATCGCTCGCCGCATTGAATGCCCTCGATTTCATGTGGAAGGCAGGTCACGTCACCTTGGCCGAAGCCAAAGCGACCGTGAAGAACCTGAACATGAAGGAACCCAACGACCGCATTCCCAAATACCTGCTTTCCGAACCATGA
- a CDS encoding inorganic phosphate transporter: protein MLPILIVLVAAIVAYANGANANFKGVASLFGSGTTSYRVALNWGNFTTGAGAVCAVFLAQHLIKAFSGKGLVPDALIADPAFLLAVAAGAAVTGSLATWLGFPVSTTHALTGGLVGAGLVASPTGVNFGHLWSTFAVPLLFGPVVAIFLGTLLYVLLRGLRLAPDHRTRTLDALHFLSAGAVGFARGLNDTPKIAALLGGVSFCTGEKGIFLVAVAMTLGGLISARRVAETLSHKITDMNPGQGFTANLTTSMLVIAGSVYGLPLSTTHVSVGSLLGIGIITRQARWHTAIPVLLAWVITLPCAAVLAAIAYFICRAIF from the coding sequence GTGCTGCCCATCCTCATCGTTCTTGTTGCTGCCATTGTGGCTTATGCCAATGGAGCCAACGCCAATTTCAAAGGCGTGGCTTCACTCTTTGGCAGTGGCACCACATCGTATCGTGTGGCGCTCAACTGGGGGAATTTCACCACGGGGGCAGGCGCTGTCTGCGCGGTGTTTTTGGCGCAGCATTTGATCAAGGCTTTTTCAGGGAAGGGACTGGTTCCAGATGCCCTGATTGCCGATCCTGCTTTCCTTCTTGCCGTTGCAGCCGGTGCTGCAGTCACAGGCAGTTTGGCCACTTGGCTGGGCTTTCCGGTTTCCACCACACATGCTCTCACGGGAGGCTTGGTGGGCGCAGGTCTGGTGGCGAGTCCCACGGGGGTGAATTTTGGCCATCTTTGGAGCACGTTTGCGGTGCCTTTGTTGTTTGGACCTGTCGTGGCCATCTTCCTGGGCACATTGCTCTACGTGCTGCTTCGAGGGCTAAGGCTGGCCCCTGATCATCGCACCCGCACCCTGGACGCTCTGCATTTTCTCAGCGCAGGGGCCGTTGGTTTTGCCCGTGGTCTGAATGATACGCCCAAGATTGCCGCTCTTCTGGGAGGTGTGTCTTTTTGCACTGGGGAAAAGGGCATCTTTCTTGTCGCGGTCGCCATGACTTTGGGTGGCCTCATCAGTGCCCGCCGGGTGGCCGAAACACTCTCACACAAGATCACCGACATGAATCCAGGCCAGGGTTTCACGGCCAATCTCACCACCTCCATGCTGGTCATCGCGGGTTCCGTCTATGGCCTGCCACTGTCCACCACGCATGTCTCCGTGGGCTCCCTCCTCGGCATTGGCATCATCACCCGCCAGGCACGCTGGCACACGGCCATTCCCGTGCTTCTCGCCTGGGTCATCACGCTGCCTTGTGCGGCGGTCCTGGCCGCGATCGCCTACTTCATTTGCCGGGCCATTTTTTGA
- a CDS encoding arylsulfatase — protein MKALLSLFSAALLLPSVLPAAETKPPNIIFILADDLGYGDIGAYKKQPSKIPTPNVDRIAKEGIRFTDAHSPASVCSPTRYALMTGRYAWRSKLQQGVVAPWGAPLLQDAQYTVAELLHDHGYTTGLIGKWHLGIQWPTKDGQPASAGEDRLSNVDFTQPFKGGPLDHGFDHYFGVDVPNYPPYCFLKNDRTVGIPTLPDTGRADGFNRPGPMMPGWKLVDILPELNRQAVSFVETSAKSGKPFFLYYALTSPHYPVVPAKEFQGKTTVGDYGDFVFQTDWCVGQILEALEREGIADNTLVIFTSDNGPEVTGEVKPGVYDRVQQYKHHSLDGLRGAKRDLWEAGHRVPFVARWPRKIAAGSVNDETICHVDFMSTAAAIVGAEYPAEAAVDSHNLLSILWNDKLGRPVREGTVHHSGSGRFAIRKGDWVLIAHVTGDDNRRAGEPEWMKKQRGYTAHDQPGELYNLKEDLIEKNNLYAAKPELVAELRALLEKYVAEGRSTPGPTQANDVPVVISKPFQNQPGKKAKAVRP, from the coding sequence ATGAAAGCTCTCTTGTCCCTGTTCTCTGCGGCTTTGTTGCTGCCTTCGGTTCTGCCTGCCGCCGAGACGAAGCCGCCTAACATCATCTTCATTCTCGCCGATGACCTGGGCTATGGCGACATCGGCGCTTACAAAAAGCAGCCTTCCAAAATCCCCACTCCCAATGTGGACCGCATCGCCAAGGAGGGCATTCGTTTCACCGATGCGCATTCTCCGGCCTCGGTCTGCTCACCCACCCGTTATGCCCTGATGACGGGGCGTTACGCTTGGCGGTCAAAGTTGCAGCAGGGCGTGGTGGCCCCCTGGGGCGCTCCTTTGCTCCAAGACGCGCAATACACCGTGGCCGAACTGCTGCATGATCATGGTTATACCACTGGGCTGATTGGCAAATGGCACCTGGGCATCCAGTGGCCCACGAAGGACGGCCAGCCAGCCTCCGCTGGTGAGGACAGGCTGAGCAATGTGGACTTCACCCAGCCGTTCAAAGGGGGTCCGCTGGATCACGGTTTTGATCATTACTTCGGCGTGGATGTGCCCAACTATCCTCCTTACTGCTTTTTGAAAAACGATCGCACGGTGGGGATTCCCACGTTGCCCGATACCGGACGCGCGGATGGCTTTAATCGCCCCGGTCCCATGATGCCGGGCTGGAAGCTGGTGGACATCCTGCCTGAGTTGAATCGTCAGGCCGTGAGCTTTGTGGAGACCTCGGCCAAAAGCGGCAAGCCCTTCTTTCTCTACTACGCGCTCACCTCACCCCATTACCCCGTCGTACCTGCGAAGGAGTTTCAGGGCAAGACGACCGTGGGTGATTATGGCGACTTCGTTTTTCAGACCGACTGGTGCGTCGGCCAGATTCTTGAAGCTTTGGAGCGCGAAGGAATTGCCGACAACACCCTCGTCATCTTCACCAGTGACAATGGGCCGGAAGTCACCGGAGAGGTGAAGCCCGGCGTCTATGATCGCGTGCAACAATACAAGCACCACAGCCTGGACGGTCTCCGCGGGGCCAAACGTGACCTTTGGGAAGCCGGGCACAGGGTGCCTTTTGTCGCCCGCTGGCCCAGAAAGATCGCCGCTGGCAGCGTGAATGATGAAACCATCTGCCATGTGGATTTCATGAGCACCGCCGCTGCCATCGTCGGGGCTGAGTATCCTGCCGAGGCCGCAGTGGACAGCCACAACTTGTTGTCCATTTTGTGGAACGATAAGCTCGGGCGGCCCGTGCGCGAAGGCACTGTCCATCACAGCGGATCCGGCCGTTTTGCCATTCGTAAAGGCGACTGGGTGCTCATCGCCCACGTCACCGGAGATGACAACCGCCGTGCAGGGGAACCGGAGTGGATGAAAAAGCAGCGCGGCTACACGGCCCATGATCAGCCTGGAGAACTCTACAATCTAAAGGAAGACCTCATCGAGAAGAACAACCTCTATGCCGCCAAACCGGAGCTCGTGGCCGAGCTCCGTGCCCTGCTGGAAAAATACGTGGCCGAAGGCCGCTCCACACCCGGACCCACCCAGGCCAATGACGTGCCGGTGGTCATCAGCAAACCCTTCCAAAACCAGCCTGGCAAAAAAGCCAAAGCCGTTCGCCCATGA